CTGGCCAGCCGCGGGACGGTGCGGGCTCCCCGGTCGCCGAGCGGTGAGTGCGGGCGGGCAGGTTGCGCCGCCCGCGGAGTGCAATGGCACGTGCGATGCGGGGTGCTGCTACTTTCCATGGGGTGGCTCCTCCCATGGGAGGCCGGGAGTGCGGTGGAGCCGACCCTGGTCGTCCACCAGGAGGGCGGCCGTCCCCGGCAGTCGGGCCAGCAGGGCCGAGGCACGGTCGGGGCCCAGCACGAAGCAGGCGGTGGCCAGGGCATCGGCAAACCCGGCGGACTGGTGCACCACGGTGGCGCTCTGGCAGGCCCGCGCCGGGTAGCCAGTGCGGGGGTCCAGGATGTGGTGATAGCGCCTGCCGCCTTCATCGAAGAACCGCTGGTAGTCACCGGAGGTGTCCACGGCCATGTCACGCACCGGGATGATGCCCAGCACCCCTTGCGGATCGCGGGGATGCTGCACGGCTACCCGCCAGGGCCGGTTTCCGGGGGCGCTGCCCAGGGCGTAGACGCTTCCCCCGGCCACGATCAACGCCTGCCTGATTCCGTGCTGCTGCAGTATGCTCCGGGCGCGATCCACCGCGTATCCCTTGGCGATGGCCCCCAGGTCAAGGGCCATCCCGGGCAGGGGCAGCTCCACCGTCCCCGAGGTGCGGTCCAGCTTCACCCGGCGGTAGTCCACCAGGGCGCGGGCCTTCTCGATCTCGGCGGGTGCGGGCACATGGGGATGAACGCCGAAACCCCAGACCCGCACCAGAGGACCGACGGTGGGGTCGAACGCACCATCGGTGAGGGCTGCCATCTCGAGGGCGTCGCTGATGATGTCCAGAGTTTCGGGGCTGGCGGGCACGGGACCCTGCCCGGCGGAACGGTTGATGCGGGCCAGCTCGCTGGCGTCGTCGTACGGATTCCACATCCTGTCCAGGCGGGAAATGGCGTCGAACGCTGCCCCGACTGCCTCTTTGGCCCCCGGTCCGTACGCCTCAATGCGCACCACGGTGTCCATGAGCAGGCGCGATTCCTCATAGGGCGGGCGAGCGGTGCATCCCACCAGGCTGGTCGCAACGAAGAAGAGGAGCAGGACCGCAAGCTGTGCCGCGTGGCTGCGGGCAAAAGGACACCGTATTGTCTGAATGCGACCGTGAGAAAGCGGGCGAGGGCGGGAGTGCGGCGGGCGAGGGTGCGCTTTAAGAGGCTGCAGCGGTGGATGCCTCCCGCTTCTGTTCGGGCTCCACGACGATGGTGTGG
The Bacillota bacterium DNA segment above includes these coding regions:
- a CDS encoding FAD:protein FMN transferase; translated protein: MDTVVRIEAYGPGAKEAVGAAFDAISRLDRMWNPYDDASELARINRSAGQGPVPASPETLDIISDALEMAALTDGAFDPTVGPLVRVWGFGVHPHVPAPAEIEKARALVDYRRVKLDRTSGTVELPLPGMALDLGAIAKGYAVDRARSILQQHGIRQALIVAGGSVYALGSAPGNRPWRVAVQHPRDPQGVLGIIPVRDMAVDTSGDYQRFFDEGGRRYHHILDPRTGYPARACQSATVVHQSAGFADALATACFVLGPDRASALLARLPGTAALLVDDQGRLHRTPGLPWEEPPHGK